DNA sequence from the Candidatus Hydrothermales bacterium genome:
AACATGATACCAAAGAAGGAATAATTGTTTCCATTTGAGATTCTTATGCTATCTCAAATAATTCTATTGTTTGATTTATTGCTTCTTGGATTTTGAACGAAACAAAGTCTATTTGTTCATATGTTATTGTATAAGGAGGTTCTATTCTTATAACTTTTGGTTGGTTGAGGGTATAAGCAGTAATTATGTTGTTATTTATCAATGACGAAAAAATTGATGCTGCATAATACTCTTCTTTTAGTTCAATTCCTATCATCAATCCTCTTCCTCTTATATCTTTTATTACCTCTGGTTTACTTACAGAAAGAAGTTTG
Encoded proteins:
- a CDS encoding aminotransferase class III-fold pyridoxal phosphate-dependent enzyme; the protein is YNIKPDILVLAKALGGGVVPVGAIVSNKKAWQIFEENPLFHTSTFGGNPLALIACISTIEFIIQNNVIDQVKEKGEYFLSKLLSVSKPEVIKDIRGRGLMIGIELKEEYYAASIFSSLINNNIITAYTLNQPKVIRIEPPYTITYEQIDFVSFKIQEAINQTIELFEIA